ATGTCTGCCATGACTAATACTCATCCTGTGCCTTATATGGTGTAGGATATTTCTTGTTCTCCAGCTCATTAGTGTGATCCAGTTTATCACATGGTGGAATAATTACTGGATGCCTGATGAGAAAAGGAAACCAAGGTACAAATTCATGGACTAACTACAAATATGCTAGGAAGGGCATGTGCTAGCAGAAGCATAAAACTTTATTCCAATGagtttaattgattttttgaagtATAGTCACAATTGCATTGGCTTGTTTCCTTGAAACTGATTGTTGTGAATTTGCTGATATATCGGCTCTTTCATATTCTGCAGCTGCTTCCTGGGGTTATTCATGTCAACACTTTTTTATATTGCTTCTATGTGTGGAATCGTGTTGATGTACTCCCTGTATGCCCCAAGAACCTCCTGCAGTCTCAACATATTTTTCATCACTTGGACTGCAATTTTGCTTGTGGTAATGATGGCTATGTCTTTGCATTCTAAGGTAAGCTTTTTTAAGAACTTCTTTCCAGttggtatgtttttttttcctcacattcATATGGATGCTCTTGTTAATTATGGCCCATCAAGCGATGTTTGTATTCTGAATTCCCAGGAAGACATGATTTTAGTTTAtttggaaatgattttttttttttccttctctttttatcATGTTTCACCAGGTTCCTATCAACATAATAGTCATTGTAGTCTCTGATATGTGATTATTTGGATGCTTAGAACAGGTCAATAGAGGTCTCTTATCTTCAGGGATCATGGCTTCTTATATTGTTTTCCTCTGTTGGTCTGCTATCAGAAGGTTAGAAATCTCTCCCAAACATTCTAAGTCACTGGCTTGGACTCATTTCGAGTATTATGCCATTTCACTTAGCTGCCAAAgactttaaaaattttccagTGAGCCTGCCACTGAAAACTGCAACGCACAAAAGCAAGAGAAGAGTAATGCTGATTGGATAACTGTACTGGTAAGCTTAATAATCTGCTTATTTTCCCGTCTACTTCCATTGATGCAATCCTTCAAAGTAAGTAATAGAAAAGCATGACTGTGAGAATCCATAGTCATGCTGATTCACTTACCATCTGTCCTGTTGAAGTGACTGGTATTTGTCATCCTCCAAATGTGGACTTAGATACCTTCATTTCCAGTTGCTGACTGATGCTATTGTAACTTGTTCAACTATAGTCAAAACAGGTTACAAAAGCATCAGTCCTTGGCATTCAGAATAGTTCTTGGTGTTTAAAGCTAGACAATGATTCATAGAAATTATCAAGATACAGTAACATTAAGCATAAatctttttgtttccttgtaTGGGTGTTTTTCTTGATCACTTCACTAAAAGTTTGCTCTCCCATCCTCCTGCTTCCAGAGCTTCCTCATTGCAATATGTGCAATTGTGATGGCAACCTTTTCCACAGGCATTGATTCACAATCATTCCAGGTGACTACATTTTTCTGTTAATCCCTGTTCATTTGGCAAGAAGTAATGAGTCCTTCTATGCTGTCCAGTTCCGCAAAGATGAAGTTCAAGAGGAGGATGATATCCCTTATAAGTATGGATTTTTCCACATGATATTCTCCCTGGGGGCTATGTACTTTGCTATGTTGTTCATCAGCTGGAACCTAGATAGCTCAGCCAGGAAGTAAGCAGCTGTAGATTACTCATGTTCTTATTCCATCCAAATCCCTTCTTTCAGCATTTTTCGTATATATTTGACTCTTGCATTTAAAACAAGCAGATGGAGCATTGACATCGGTTGGGCAAGTACGTGGGTGAAAATTGTGAATGAGTGGTTAGCAGCCACGATTTACCGTATGTTTAACATCTTCTAAGCTAATCACATTCATTTATAAGCTAATTGTGAGATGATTACTGACTGAAACACACCCCACTCCCACCATGCAGTTTGGAAATTGATTTTCCCAGTGGTAAGGCAGACCAAAGTCATGGATCATGAAGACACTACACAGCAGATACACAACTCAGCTTTGCCATGATTCCATTTAATCCATTGCCTGTATTGTTAGTATTCTTTCTTCATTTGATATTGAGAGGTTGGAAGTTCTTGTTTAGGCTTCATACCACTGTAAAGGACAAACAAGAATTTCAATTCAATGACCAGCGGATCAAGAATAAAATGCCTACTTTGAGAATCATTATTCAGAGTTTAGATACCATattttgctctctctctctctctctcccaagaGCACAAAAGGTGACTGTTAAGAAATGGAATGTTGATTTTCAGCATGATTTATGAATTGGCCTATTAAATGGACCAAAACTTAGGTGCTTTGGCTCTGCATGAAGTATGATGGTAGGAGTTGGGTAAGTATAGAAGCCCCTCCtaatgttaaaaagaaaaagaaaaaatgaccTTCACAACTAAGCTCCTTGATTAATTTACAATTGACTAACATCATCAGTATTCAACCGCTGATATGACCCATTTAAATGTTACATCAGACTGCAACATTTCAAAAGTTTATCCtaaaaaagatttggaatttAACTATCATTAAGCCAGGCCTATGTCAAAATAAAGCCctgtgaaaagaaaaaatttactGATAGTCAATGAAACAAGAATTTAAACTATGTTAGCCATATAGAAGATGCAGGACAGGAAAATATAGAAGGGAGTAGCTATAAGCTTGGGGCTTGCAGGAATGGTATAACATACACGCAATTTTCCTAGTTAAATTGTAATCAGATGGTGTTCCTTAGCCATCCATCCGGTAAGCAAAATTTTTCGTTTGTTTTCTGAAGTGTGGTTTGGTTGTACTTGTAGCTGCCACACTTGTGAGTAAATCTCACCATCTCCCGCTCCCTTCACCAAATCAACATAAACTTCCAAATATTGAATGATTGTGATCATATCATCAGGTAATTGgagttaatattatataatctCTGGTAGCACCCATTGTACATTGGATTGCACCCACCCACCCAATCCACTGCAAATGTCCTTCAATAAAGAGATTGCCACTGGATACTTATTATAATAATGATACCTAAAAGGCTAAAGTCAAATAATGTTGCTCAGCACCTTGTCTAGCAACAACTCCATCAAAGTCTGATAATCTCCCATTTATTTAAAGAGAAAGGTCTGTTGCTCATTTGCATAGTCAGCTCAAGCACCTTCACTTAACCAACAAGCCCTTTCGCTACTCACATTTCAAGATGTTGAAGCCACTGTCGACATCCATTTTCTTCACACTGCTTGTTGCTATTGGGCACATTGCAACTACCGTGGCTGCAGTTGAGGTTGCAGCAGAGGGTGGAGAGCATGTGATTGAGTTATACATGCACGACATTCTTGGTGGAAGTAGCCCAACAGCTAGGCCGGTCACTGGCTTGCTAGGGAACATCTATAGTGGTCAAGTGCCCTTCGCTAGGCCAGTTGGGTTCCTTCCCCCAAAAGGTGGGGTTGCTATCCCCAATGCCAATGGCGCTCTTCCAACCGTGAACACCAATGGCATCCCTCTAGGAACTGGCTTAGCAGGCACAAACTTTGTTGGAAATCCTAATCGTAATAATGGTAGACCTGCAACCCAACTAGGACCCGATGGGCTGGGACTAGGCTTTGGAACGATCACTGTCATTGATGATGTGTTGACCTCCGGGCCTGATTTGGGGTCCCAGCAAATGGGGAAAGCTCAAGGAGTCTATGTGGCAAGCTCCGTAGACGGGACAACTCAGATGATGACATTTACTGCAATGATCGAAGGAGGGGAATACGGGGATAGCATCAACTTTTTTGGTGTGTACAAGATTGGGAGCACCATGTCACGTTTGTCTGTGACGGGTGGGACAGGCAAGTTTAAGAATGCTTGTGGGTTTGCAGAGATAAGGCCACTCATACCATCCGGACAACATGTCACAGATGGTGTGGAAACACTGCTGAGGATTACCGCCCATCTAAGCTACTGAGAATGGTATCAGTATAGTGGTTTAAGAGGAAATGTGCATTTGTTTTTATGTGAAAATGAGTGTGGGCATGGATTGAAGTTTCTGTGTCTGTGTTAGCAGTGAGTCCagcaatgttttcaaaaatttattgatACTTGAGTTGTAATCCCCTGATAGAAATGTTCTTTATGCGATCTGTTTGAATTTGGTAATGGCATATAGACAACTATCTCTTGTTGGATGAATCCTTTAACCATAGAGCTATGTGTTACACCTTGTACACTATTGAGCAATCAATACCAGACATGGACAATTGAGATCTTCAGTGATGACCTTTTATTCATTCTCCCATTCTGAACTATAAAAGTGATTCTACAGTTGCTAATATGCAACAAGGAGATTAACTTGGACTTTTTACACAAACAAAGATTCAGAATGTCATATATACAGACcctgaaatgaaaaaaaaaaaaaaaaaaactgtgaaTGGATGCCATTGCCTAGAACCTTTCCAAAATGTACAGACAATAGCAGAAAAGCCTAATTTATAGATAAtggcataaaataaataaaaaataaaaaactaagatAAGAAACCTTCTTACCTCGATCCAAGCAGAGCTGCGATAAGTTATCACTCTGGTAATGAGCTTAACAAACGCTTACCGCTTCATCTGAAGTTTACAACCCGCTTTCAAAACTGTATGTTTCCATTCATACCTTGATAACTGGGTTTTCCAAAACCTGCCAGTCCTACATAAATCCacctttttccttgtttttttttttccttgctgGTGTACCCATGTTCTGAAAGTTTTGCTGTGTTAAGTATGCATTTAACTTCTAGAAAGAATCATCTGAAACCGATTCCTTGGAGCTAGACAAGCAAAGATTTTCACTGGTCTAATGTTTTTGAACTTTAACTTTCTTCTTGATTCACACTTCTAGACAACACAAGTTCGACCTGATTTGAAGCTTAAGCAGGATGTGGTAAAAATTGGAAAGGAAGGTAACTAAAATATCTAAGCTTATATCAAGATGGGTGAGGGGAGAGACTAGACAGGGAAAGAAAGTAGGAACTGGGAAAAACTAGAAGTTGTAGTAGCCCTAATAGTTAAGTGCTAGTTGGATGCTAAGTCATATCTAAAGCGCTATTTGGATTGATATTTTAgaaatcaaaatctcttttaaaCCTAAATAAGAGCTCTTGACTGTATTTTTGTAACTAATGAAAAGAATTTCTAtctttaaaaagaatttaatatgaaaaaacaatGTTGTTTTATCAGGAATGTCCCATTTTACCCTGAAGTTGTTACAAAGTTAATGAAAATTTGATAATGCTAAAATTGTCCCTTTGATATATAGTTAAAAAAGATCAAACCTAACCAAAACAGGGAGCCAGAAATGTGTATAGACCTATTCAAGAAAATCTTTATAAGTTTGAATTAACAGCTAAGGTTCTTGAGTTTTCAGTATCACAAACCAAAACAAATGATAGATAAAATTGGTTCAGGAACCCATCATGCATTAGATTTCATCCATTCAACACATGACATGTGTGGCTAATAAAAAGACCCAAAACATATTGGTTTAGCTTCCCACAACTAATATACACACTCCAACAACTGCACCAGCGTTTGTGTTTCACAACTACTCCATCTTAACCAAATGACCTCCTGTCTATTTAAAGAGCAAGGTCTACAGCACAACCACATATTCTGGTTAACCTTCAACTAGAAGTTCTTAGAGACCCAAAGCCCCTCACACACACAAATTGCAAGATGTTCAAGCAATCATCACTGGACGTCTCCATCACCATGCTAATTGCTAGCATATGGATGGCAACAATTGTGTCAGCAGTGGATCTTGCAACCACAGGTGGGGAAGCGCCAGTCCTTGAGTTATACATGCATGACATTCTTGGAGGCAATAACCCTACAGCTAGGCCGATTACCGGCTTGCTAGGGAACATCTACAGTGGTCAAGTACCCTTTGCTAGGCCAGTGGGGTTCAATCCTCCAAAAGATGGGGTCGCCATCCCCAATGCCAATGGTGCCATTCCACTTGTTAATGGCAACAACGGTATCCCATTAGGAACAGGATTAGCAGGTAGTGCTTTTGGAGGAAAACCAAATGACCCAAACCAGAATGGTAAAACGGCAACCCAATTAGGACCTGATGGGTTGGGTCTAGGTTTTGGAACGATCACTGTCATTGATGATGTGTTGACCTCTGGTCCAGAGCTAGGGTCACAGTCTATAGGGAAAGCCCAGGGAGTTTATGTGGCAAGCTCTGCAGATGGTACCACACAAATGATGGCATTCACAGCTATGATGGAAGGAGGAGAATATGGTGATAACCTCAACTTCTTTGGAGTGTACAAGATTGGAAGCGCTATGTCACGTTTGTCTGTGACCGGTGGAACAGGAAAGTTTAAGAATGCTCGTGGTTTTGGTGAGGTGCGGCCACTCATACCATCTGGACAACATGTCACAGATGGTGCAGAGACATTGTTGAGGATCACTGTCCATCTAAGCTACTAAGGATGGTACTGTGAATGAAAATTTGATGTGGGTGTGGTTGTGGGAAAATGAATGTGTGTATGGTTTGTTATTTTCCTGTTAATGTGGCATCTATGAGTAAGGAATATGTTTTAAGTTTTATCAGTCCACTAGGTTCTAACTTCCACAAGTGCCCAACCCCCCTCTCTTCCCACACAAAAACATGGTAAAATCGAACATGGACTCCTGCTTCATCAATACCAGTTTCACATTTCACAGTTCCCATATTTCACAATTGCAACCAATTACAAGCAGCCACAtcagtacaaaaaaaaaaaaaaaaaggatcattCAAGATCAAAAGAAAGTAGCCAACTTGTAAGCAATTTTATTCAGCACATCCCTTGTATCAAGAACTTTAAATTTGAAACTTGTACAGTACTACAATGTACTTAAATTTTCTACATTTTAATTCTAGGTTGAATTGTGATGTTTGATAAATGAAGGCTTCAATGGACTTTTGAATTTGATAAAGCACATATTTATTTATCCATTAGGTAAGACAATTATGCAGAATATAATACTTAACGACGGCCGTAACTCTGTTGTAACTTGTAAACTGAATATAGGAAAGATATTCTCACAGGCATCAGACACCAATGATGAAGACTGTCTCAAAAAAAGGTCCCCAACACAGAAAGAACCGCACAAATTAGTGTGGTACCTAAAAACCAATCCAAGTCTAGTTACCCCATGTTGCACTCAAATAAGGGCTCCTCCTTCCTCATATTCAAGCATGTGTGGAAACAGTAAGCCACTCCATAGAGTCTTTGGAGGATTCCAGTAATTTTACTTGTTTAGCAATAGCTACCAGCCCATCTAAGACTTGGAGAGAGACGTTATCACCAACATCAAGAGGTGAACATTCGTGCCTGCTTTAAGAAGTCTACTCTGCAATTGATTTATGATTCATAAGTTGGTTTTTACCAGAACTTTGTCACCCATGTTCCAACTAAAAGTTTTGGCTATCTAATTTAGAGAATTCCATAAAGCAAGGCATCACCAAACTGGCTTAGAACCAATAGTTCATTATCTAATAGATCTTTATGTACTAATACCCCATCCGAGGGTTATCACTATTTATCAAATCCGTTCCTATCTAACACAAGGCTATTGCTCCAATGACAAAGACATTGTTGAGAAAAAGATGGCTTTTCCCTGATGAAATGAAAATAGGATACATGTAACAGGAGAGAGCTTTCCCCCTTAATCGGAAAGATATCTGGCCATGAAATAGGGATTAAGTGGAAGAGAATTGACTGTGTGATAAAGTCATCGAAACATGCATGCAAAGAAGAGAATTGTACAAGTAATGTGATTTAGAACTTAACCATCCACTTAATTCATGGCAGAGTGACCAAAGTTAAACAAAATTTGAAGTTCAGCCTTAAACTGCTTTTCAGTATCTCAGCTTGAACATCAGCAGAtcagaaaatgaatgagaaggATATCACCTATATTATTGAAGATGGGGACTAAAAGTAAAGAATCACTTCCAGAGAGCTCTTGAATCCTCCCCccaccaccaaaaaaaaaaaaaaaaaaaattaaagaaagaaagaaagaaggaatcTTACAAGGTAAGCATAAGGCAACAAATTTACCTATTGTTTTGACAGACGCAGGTTGGGAGCCTGTGTTCATGAGATGTGGCTAGGAAGAATATTATCACAAGGAGCGTTTGTGGAAAGGCTAGGCAAAATATGATTAGACATATAACATTTAGGGAAAACCTAGAAgtagaaaatgaatttcaacTAATATTCCAGTAGAGCCAGAATAGCTCACCCAGATTGGTTTAAGCAGTTTCTATTTGCAACAGTATTTACAATTTCATGTCAATATAATCCATGACTGTCAAGTCCAACATGGACTAGACAACCTTGGTCACCAGGGGATGCAAACCACAAAAAAGATTGCAGACAAGTCCACATGCTTCAGGGGTGGGATCTTTATTGCTTTCTCACAATTCTAAGATTAAATTTCGGGGCAACAAAATATCACACCCAGAAAACAATTGCAAAAATATCCATCCATCCATCATTAACAAATTTTATCTTTCTTGACAGAAAAGATAGCACCTGAACTGTGAAGTTTACCAAAATTACCACCATAATCATAAGTACTGTAAAACATCATtaagaacatttttttcttaaatttttctttcccctCAAAATCTGTTTGTCTACAGCATAATGGACCAGACCTGGCTGCTAGAGAGTCAATTGTGTTGCAAAACTTGAAAAAGTTCAGATTTCAAGCTCAAGTATAATATAGTCCAAGAATAGTATAAAGAATCACTCTACCAAAACTCATGGCCTGAAAACCAATAAGCATATCTTACTTTCTGAATTTTCATACTGCAGTTATTTCCCTGTGATCATTGAATAATGTTGGCTAATAAAATAACTCAAGTCAGGTCTCTGAACAAGCTGTTGAGAGTCCTGAGGACCAAGTTTCTAttttacaaaaaggaaaaagaaaaaatccaacaacaaaataaaaatcagatgCAACATAAGGAAAAACACCCTAATggtttaaattgtttatttgtaAATAGGAGAGACCATGGGATCATTATGATTTGTAAAAAGAACAATAAAGTACACATAGTGTATAACATGCTGATCAATTTGTCAGTTATCACATTGCTCAACGTATGAGCACTATACATGGCTAAAACAAGTCCATGGTAATCGACGTACCACACAGAGCTCCCCACGTTTTATGACAAGCTGGTGATGTTGATACGAGAAAGTACAGCTGGTTGATCAAGCCCGTACAGTGAATCTATCAAGTGCATCCTCAATGAAGCTGGACCTTTAGCCATTTCCATACCCATCTCACCGGCAACACCAAAGACAGATAATGCCAAAACTGTAGCTTCCAAAGCATGTAATGGGTCAACTGCAACAAAAGCAGCAATGAGAGCAGTGACAGAACATCCCGTCGCTGTGATCCGTTGCATCATGGCCACCCCATTACGAGCACCAACAACTTGCTGTCCATCTGTAACAATGTCAACTGCTCCAGATACTGCAACTATGGCACCACTTGCTTTAGCCAAGGACTTTGCATATTCCATTGCATCTACTGATTCATGAATGCTATCTACACCCttgaaaataaaactaattcaCTTACTCTTGCCCATGAAAAGAATAAAGACCaatttaaaaagtttgaaataaataCAAGATGCCACATCTAAGACTCATAAGTTGAACATTGTGATTGGTTCATGCttgaagaaagagaaaggaTCTAACCCaattttaaatacttaaaagATGGAACTAAGggatttctttttaaaaaaaaagacatagttttaaaaaaattattaaaaaagagttgtttgaaaagtaaatacaaaaacatGACACTTTTGGCCACATTGGATACTACTTGTTCAGTTTTTATACCAAACTCGTCTTTGAAAAAATCGAGTTCACTTTTTACACTGAAAGTTTTATACCAAACTcgtcttttacttttttttacattaaactCCTTTTTTCAAAAGACAAGTCTCATGTGGAATCCAATTTGGTACATACTACAGtagttttagaatatttttatagaaagttttttttaattactctaattgagcaaaaaaaaaaactgggaACCATATGGACACTGCATAATCAagattttacgaataaataattaattaaataatagaaaGGTAATTTAGGaagagaattattattattagacaAAACGATAGAGCACAGCCATAAAAGTTAAGCATATACTACAGAAGCAAAGATATAGTCCTCAATATCAAGGCTCTTTTGGTAGTAGAAACAACATGATTTTTcagaaaaatgtttcaaaaattaaaataggaacATGTCCCTTTGGGACAGTTTTCAATTTTAACAGTGCttatatttttatgagaaaatcaatATTTCAGTGTATTATGAACCTGGCCCATTTCATGGAAAATTTTTCAACACCACTTCCAGGAAAGTGTTATAACAAACACGGTACggcattttcatttttcagttTCTGAAAACAAAAATCAGTTCTTATTTGTGTTATCAAACATGTGTGTTTCTATGATCTAATTTTGTTCAGACCAATCTTAAAATGGTCCAAATTTCCCACTAAAACTATCACAATCTGAATCTGAATCCTTCGATGTCTTTCTAGTTTATATCATGTTAGAGTGTATCCAAATGCAACAAATAGATGAAGAAAACACAAGGCCTCATCATACTGAGAAAACAGATGATAATCTCACTGAAACTGCTATGATTTAAGCACCCAACTCATTTCAGAattcttaaacaaaaaataattttaaatacttCAATTCACACATCACAAAATATctgaaaattcttaaaataataaaataataataaaaataatttgatgaagaaaaaaatcatcaaatgaaAACAACAACCAGCAAGCACaggtgtttgaaaccattactTGAGTGGCCCCTAAGGAGGCCTTGGAAAGGGCAATAATCTCGGAACCATTTCCTCTGATAACAGTTGGCCTAAGTCCAACCAGCTCCAGACAAGCCTTCAACCGGAAACCGGTCGCGCCGGCGGCTACCGGGTCCAGCACCCAGGGCCTTCCAGACTGAGTTGCGAACTCGGCGGCAGACTTCATAGCCGGAAGCCAGGCGTCGGAGAGTGTGCCGACGTTGATGAGGAGGGCGTGGGCCTGAGGAGTGAAGTCGGGGATTTCTTGGAGGGAGTGGAGCATCGCGGGAGAAGCGCCGGCGGCCAAGAGAGTGTTGGCCATCAGATCCATGGAGACGAAGTTGGTGATGCATTGGATGAGAGGTGACTGCCGCCGTACGGCGGAGAGGGCCCTCCAGGCCTTCTGCGCCCATTCGTTTTGGGCTTCTTCTTTGGGTCTGTCCTCTTCTGCCATGTTCTCTCTGCTCATTTCCTGGTTACTCggattattttatattttacaccattttatatatatatatatatatatacacgttTAAGCGAGCagtaaaaattaagttgaaagatgctattttttattaatttctaaaatatcaTTAACCCATAGGCACATAATGagtataaatttcaaaattttttttttctatccttaATGAAGAATTACTCATTTataaccttttgtttttttttttttaaagatattgaatctttttactcttattataaggataaaattttttcatataaaatttaatagataatcaatgaatgaaatttaattctttttattattttcatataaaaaatagtattaaataaggttttcaatttttatttttaaaaatagttctcattttttaattaaatattttttcaaaaagaaaatataaaaaatataaatcatattatcctttttttagaaagtattttttcaaatagtttttgaatgaatttttctttatttataatttaaaatagaaaataatgctgattttcaattatttatataaaaaaaaagttttaaaaaacaatgaaaaaccatatggttgaaataaaattattattgttgcatgaatagtggtgcaataaagataaaaaaaacttatgtgaAAGGTCATTGGGTATTTTGGTCTTTTggtattttatatcatttccatcaattatgtaAGTTATATAAATCAAACCTTAATTTTCGGgcacccaaaacacaattgtctctttttttttttaggtttattGGATTAAAAGGGGTGGAATCATGCacattttgtaaatttaacccTAAAACTAAAAAGATTACTTTTCAAGATTAAAATTAGGGGGTTAGAATTTCAAATATGGGATATTTACATCCCTTTTggtcaattaataatttttttaataaatacttataaaaaaagaattatttgattaaaagggctATGGAAAACCCAATTTTAGGAATTTAATCCTTCTTCGCTTTTTGGCATTCTTTCAACAAAATACCTTCActacttttctttgtaaaaataatttaaaaaaaaactatatataaatacttaaaatggtaaaaagtatttatgttaaaaatgagtcattttttaagtaaaaatatagaaagggttaaattcacaaatttgattattattttatttcttttaaccaattaaatctcaaaaacactagttataaaaataagggtTGTTTGGTTACAAAGGTTAAAATAATATCCATGTTCGCAAAATTAAACCATGACCTTTGTAGGACAAAAATACcactttatttttctccaaacataatttttcttttgcttcatTCTCTCTTGAACAAGAATGGAAACTAAGAAAACTTCTCACCTCTTATTCTGAAACCTAAAAACTTCTCATATCTCATTCTCTTTCTAGGAAACCATCCACtatttaaatttccatttttttttttgtgtgaagTTATCTCATGCCCTATCTCCAAGTATGAAGCAAAAAATGAGTTCATTGAATAATGATAAGCGAAAAAGGCTTAAAATGATGGTTAGAATGCAACAATCTCAATTGCCAATGGAAAAGAATGAAGAGGACAGTGAATCAACTAAGCATGTTAATGTAGTATAGTcttcattttataaatttttggactttttaaagATATTATACTATGGCGTTTGATTAGAATTAGATTTATTActtgatgtttttaaaattttggaaattattgaagtgttttcaaaataataaaatgtatatttataatttttttttttttagttttctctATTATCAATCAtgtatttgaaataaattagaTACATAACATTTCAATGTAGTGACATTTGATTAGGGATAGGTTTCAaagaatttatgaaaatttagggatttttagaatttttaaggaTTTTCTACAATGGTGTTTGAGTGGGATTAGGtttattacttaatatttttaaaattttgggaactATTGAAGatacattataattttttttagttgtctCTATTATTGTTGGTCATGTATTTGGAATGAATTAGATATATAACATTCAATGTAATGCATTTGATCACagataagtttaaaaaaatttatgaaaatttagggcatgtttggttgttgtttttgaaaactgttatggaaaacagtttttgagaatagtttttggtgtttaaaaaaaaaaaaaattgtgtttgggaactaaattctaaaaaacagtttttgttctaaaaaaaaacatttttggttgagttaataaaaaagttttttttagaataagtaaaac
This region of Vitis vinifera cultivar Pinot Noir 40024 chromosome 5, ASM3070453v1 genomic DNA includes:
- the LOC100258026 gene encoding dirigent protein 16 — its product is MLKPLSTSIFFTLLVAIGHIATTVAAVEVAAEGGEHVIELYMHDILGGSSPTARPVTGLLGNIYSGQVPFARPVGFLPPKGGVAIPNANGALPTVNTNGIPLGTGLAGTNFVGNPNRNNGRPATQLGPDGLGLGFGTITVIDDVLTSGPDLGSQQMGKAQGVYVASSVDGTTQMMTFTAMIEGGEYGDSINFFGVYKIGSTMSRLSVTGGTGKFKNACGFAEIRPLIPSGQHVTDGVETLLRITAHLSY
- the LOC100252894 gene encoding hydroxyethylthiazole kinase: MSRENMAEEDRPKEEAQNEWAQKAWRALSAVRRQSPLIQCITNFVSMDLMANTLLAAGASPAMLHSLQEIPDFTPQAHALLINVGTLSDAWLPAMKSAAEFATQSGRPWVLDPVAAGATGFRLKACLELVGLRPTVIRGNGSEIIALSKASLGATQGVDSIHESVDAMEYAKSLAKASGAIVAVSGAVDIVTDGQQVVGARNGVAMMQRITATGCSVTALIAAFVAVDPLHALEATVLALSVFGVAGEMGMEMAKGPASLRMHLIDSLYGLDQPAVLSRINITSLS
- the LOC100263163 gene encoding uncharacterized protein LOC100263163; this encodes MSASAEVVEAKVGENNVISLEMVEELPTALEQKSVECSVERKKSLQARYSYGIIFLLTNLSAWFIRDYGQKVFPQLQYLESCGIEGRDCFHTMGVLRVSLGCFIFFLLMFLTTFKTSKLDEASSEWHSRWWKLKFILLIVSLTVPFFFPSDFIHFYGELARVGAGIFLVLQLISVIQFITWWNNYWMPDEKRKPSCFLGLFMSTLFYIASMCGIVLMYSLYAPRTSCSLNIFFITWTAILLVVMMAMSLHSKVNRGLLSSGIMASYIVFLCWSAIRSEPATENCNAQKQEKSNADWITVLSFLIAICAIVMATFSTGIDSQSFQFRKDEVQEEDDIPYKYGFFHMIFSLGAMYFAMLFISWNLDSSARKWSIDIGWASTWVKIVNEWLAATIYLWKLIFPVVRQTKVMDHEDTTQQIHNSALP
- the LOC100261265 gene encoding dirigent protein 16-like, with the protein product MFKQSSLDVSITMLIASIWMATIVSAVDLATTGGEAPVLELYMHDILGGNNPTARPITGLLGNIYSGQVPFARPVGFNPPKDGVAIPNANGAIPLVNGNNGIPLGTGLAGSAFGGKPNDPNQNGKTATQLGPDGLGLGFGTITVIDDVLTSGPELGSQSIGKAQGVYVASSADGTTQMMAFTAMMEGGEYGDNLNFFGVYKIGSAMSRLSVTGGTGKFKNARGFGEVRPLIPSGQHVTDGAETLLRITVHLSY